In a single window of the Prevotella melaninogenica genome:
- a CDS encoding isochorismate synthase: MDSFFIYREPFEKVCHCYSQPEKPTAIPSLAELNGRKGFVIAPFYCDDSNTLYLLDGQKGSSMVLPLDGSKGFDAIPDWQDEAVLTNETPSLRENYHNDFCRFHKELEHNKFRKLVLARSIVETKDESASPRSIFLKACEKYPRSYIALFYTAETGMWLIASPEVLLRGDAEGYQTMALAGTMKYEGEDMKWSTKNQEEQQLVADYIRTCLQPFAAEITESKPYTARAAHLAHLRTDFTFRLKDTERLGTFLTAFHPTPAVCGMPKDEAQQFILHNEQLNRSYYSGFSGLLGEKGAAKLYVTLRCMQLFRSTCRLYAGGGLLKESIEENEWQETEAKLDTMRQLLNHN; the protein is encoded by the coding sequence ATGGATTCTTTCTTTATCTATCGTGAGCCTTTCGAGAAGGTTTGTCATTGCTATTCACAACCAGAGAAGCCAACGGCTATTCCCTCGCTTGCCGAACTTAATGGGCGTAAGGGATTCGTCATTGCTCCTTTCTATTGCGATGATAGCAACACACTTTACTTATTAGATGGCCAGAAGGGTTCTTCAATGGTTCTACCTTTAGACGGTAGCAAGGGCTTTGATGCTATTCCCGACTGGCAGGACGAGGCGGTACTTACTAACGAAACGCCTTCTCTTCGCGAGAACTATCACAACGACTTCTGCCGTTTTCATAAAGAATTAGAACACAATAAATTTCGAAAGTTAGTTCTGGCACGCTCGATAGTCGAAACAAAAGACGAAAGCGCAAGTCCTCGAAGTATTTTCCTCAAAGCTTGCGAGAAGTATCCTCGTTCCTATATCGCACTATTCTATACTGCAGAGACTGGTATGTGGCTTATTGCAAGTCCTGAAGTTCTACTTCGCGGCGATGCCGAAGGGTATCAGACAATGGCATTAGCAGGTACGATGAAGTATGAAGGTGAGGATATGAAGTGGTCTACTAAGAATCAAGAAGAGCAACAACTCGTTGCTGATTATATCCGTACTTGCTTACAACCATTTGCTGCTGAGATTACTGAAAGTAAACCTTATACTGCTCGTGCAGCACATTTGGCGCATCTTCGGACAGACTTCACTTTCCGACTTAAAGACACAGAGCGACTCGGAACTTTCCTTACAGCCTTCCATCCTACCCCTGCGGTGTGCGGTATGCCAAAGGATGAGGCACAGCAGTTTATCCTTCATAATGAACAGCTAAACCGTAGTTATTACAGTGGTTTCAGTGGATTGCTTGGTGAGAAGGGTGCGGCAAAACTTTATGTCACCCTCCGCTGTATGCAACTTTTTCGTTCTACATGTCGTCTTTATGCTGGTGGCGGACTCTTAAAGGAGAGTATTGAAGAGAATGAATGGCAGGAAACAGAAGCCAAACTTGACACTATGCGTCAGTTGTTAAATCACAATTAG
- the menD gene encoding 2-succinyl-5-enolpyruvyl-6-hydroxy-3-cyclohexene-1-carboxylic-acid synthase, with protein MYSNKENVNILTALLVKERVKKAVVCPGSRNSPIVHNLCACPDIECYPVTDERSAGFVALGMTLADNEPVAVCVTSGSALLNLAPAVAEAFYQKRPLIIISADRPAQWIDQQDGQTLQQHRALEPNVRKSVTLPEPHNEEERWYCNRLVNEALNAVRLNDGSPVHINVPISEPLFEYDVPKLPDERDIFMLHATTDSICVYEMAADFFRGKKLMFVLGQMTPEVVGNSLEAIEALKKVAVVLQEKLADDDIGPAQPIDEVLKMIGEDEAYRPDHLIYIGGTIVSKRLRQFLRECKYNMSIVVNGIDEFCDTFMHTTDMIQGLPEDVIRIFANETEGVKKHDFVTLWDKAFDKALDIRKTFKPRFSQMLAVKTFHEKMREEAVDGELFYGNSSAVRLGNIFSDQYIYVNRGVNGIEGSLSTAVGYAIAHQEEEDVYCVIGDLSFFYDQNALWNESLPPNLSILLLNNGGGGIFHQLPGLDRSPYRDSAIAAQHTTSAEGICQTHDIVYLSARNEEELYKNLDKLFNSEEGPVLLEVFTNAEEDTQALKDYYQAF; from the coding sequence ATGTACAGCAACAAAGAAAACGTTAACATCCTCACAGCCTTACTCGTAAAGGAACGTGTCAAGAAAGCCGTTGTATGTCCGGGTTCTCGTAACTCGCCTATTGTGCACAATCTCTGTGCTTGTCCCGATATTGAGTGCTATCCCGTTACCGACGAACGGTCGGCAGGATTCGTAGCGTTAGGAATGACTTTAGCAGACAATGAGCCAGTTGCTGTTTGCGTTACATCGGGTTCAGCCTTGCTCAACTTGGCACCTGCTGTAGCTGAAGCATTCTATCAGAAACGTCCACTGATTATCATTTCAGCTGATAGACCAGCACAATGGATTGACCAACAAGATGGGCAAACGCTTCAACAACATCGTGCATTGGAACCAAATGTTCGCAAGAGTGTGACACTACCAGAGCCTCATAACGAAGAGGAACGCTGGTATTGCAACCGTTTGGTTAATGAAGCGTTGAATGCTGTACGCTTGAATGATGGCAGTCCTGTGCATATCAACGTGCCAATCAGTGAACCGCTCTTTGAATACGACGTACCAAAGCTTCCAGATGAACGTGATATCTTCATGCTTCATGCCACAACTGATAGTATCTGCGTCTATGAAATGGCTGCAGACTTCTTCCGTGGAAAGAAGCTAATGTTTGTTCTTGGACAGATGACACCTGAAGTTGTGGGCAATTCGCTTGAAGCAATAGAGGCATTAAAGAAGGTTGCTGTCGTTCTTCAAGAGAAGTTGGCTGATGACGATATTGGACCAGCACAACCCATTGACGAAGTATTGAAGATGATTGGTGAGGATGAAGCTTATCGTCCTGACCACCTTATATATATAGGAGGAACGATCGTCAGCAAACGACTCCGCCAATTCTTGCGTGAATGTAAGTACAATATGTCTATCGTTGTGAATGGAATTGATGAGTTTTGTGACACCTTTATGCACACCACTGATATGATTCAAGGTTTACCAGAGGATGTTATCAGAATCTTTGCCAATGAGACAGAAGGCGTTAAAAAGCATGACTTTGTAACGCTATGGGACAAGGCATTCGATAAAGCCTTAGACATCCGTAAGACCTTCAAACCACGCTTCTCACAAATGTTGGCTGTTAAGACTTTCCATGAGAAGATGAGAGAGGAGGCTGTCGATGGTGAATTGTTCTATGGAAATAGCTCGGCTGTGCGTTTGGGCAACATCTTCTCTGATCAATATATCTATGTCAATCGAGGCGTGAATGGTATTGAAGGCTCGTTATCAACGGCTGTTGGCTATGCCATTGCTCATCAGGAAGAAGAGGACGTGTACTGTGTAATTGGTGACTTGAGTTTCTTCTATGATCAGAACGCACTATGGAACGAATCTCTTCCGCCTAATCTTTCTATCCTCTTACTTAACAATGGCGGTGGAGGTATCTTCCACCAGCTGCCAGGTTTGGACCGTTCACCTTATCGGGATAGTGCTATTGCAGCCCAACATACAACCTCTGCAGAAGGAATCTGTCAGACACACGACATCGTCTACCTCTCTGCTCGCAACGAAGAAGAGCTTTATAAAAACCTTGACAAGCTCTTTAACTCAGAGGAAGGACCAGTACTTTTAGAAGTATTCACCAACGCAGAGGAAGATACGCAGGCTTTGAAGGATTATTATCAAGCCTTTTAA
- the menB gene encoding 1,4-dihydroxy-2-naphthoyl-CoA synthase, translated as MEKREWKPIEGFNFEEILFEEYNHIAKVTINRPRYRNAFTPKTVWEMSQAFNYCREALDIRVVILTGAGDKAFCSGGDMNVKGHGGYIGTDGVPRLNVLDLQMQIRRLPKPVIAMVNGYAIGGGHVLHVVCDLSIASENAIFGQTGPKVGSFDAGFGASYLARVVGQKKAREIWFLCRQYSAEEAERMGLVNKVVPFDRLEDECIEWAETMIERSPLALRMMKAGFNAELDGQAGIQELAGDATMLYYTLDEAQEGGKAFLEKRKPDFDKYPQFP; from the coding sequence ATGGAGAAAAGAGAATGGAAGCCTATTGAAGGCTTCAACTTTGAGGAAATCCTCTTTGAAGAGTACAACCACATAGCAAAAGTAACCATTAACCGTCCTCGCTATCGTAATGCTTTCACCCCGAAAACAGTGTGGGAAATGTCACAGGCATTCAACTACTGTCGTGAAGCCCTTGACATCCGCGTGGTCATTCTGACTGGTGCTGGCGACAAAGCATTCTGCTCTGGTGGTGATATGAATGTAAAGGGACATGGCGGATACATAGGTACTGATGGTGTTCCACGCCTCAACGTACTTGACTTGCAGATGCAGATTCGTCGTCTTCCTAAGCCAGTCATCGCTATGGTAAACGGTTATGCGATTGGTGGTGGGCACGTTCTTCACGTGGTGTGCGACCTCTCTATTGCATCAGAGAACGCTATCTTTGGACAGACAGGACCAAAGGTTGGCTCCTTCGATGCTGGCTTTGGCGCATCTTATTTGGCACGTGTCGTTGGTCAGAAGAAGGCTCGTGAGATATGGTTCTTGTGTCGTCAGTACTCTGCTGAAGAAGCAGAACGAATGGGATTAGTCAATAAGGTGGTTCCTTTCGACCGTCTCGAAGACGAGTGTATAGAATGGGCAGAAACAATGATAGAGCGTTCTCCATTAGCACTCCGTATGATGAAAGCTGGCTTTAACGCCGAACTTGATGGTCAGGCAGGTATTCAGGAACTTGCAGGTGACGCCACAATGCTCTATTACACACTTGACGAAGCACAGGAAGGTGGCAAAGCTTTCCTTGAAAAGCGTAAGCCAGACTTTGACAAGTATCCACAGTTCCCATAA
- a CDS encoding four helix bundle suffix domain-containing protein → MGTPFLPQKGNYRNLIAYQKAECIYDITYYFAHHFLDRNDRTIDQMIQAARSGKQNIAEGCAASTTSAETEIKLVNVARASLQELLIDYEDYLRVRNLIKWNVNDKNAIIARRVCAKHNESAFYRNAIQVRTDETIANIAITLIYQEDVILRKYLDHIKDDFIKHGGIREQMTRARIEYRNKQ, encoded by the coding sequence ATGGGAACACCTTTTTTGCCACAAAAGGGCAACTATCGCAACCTGATAGCTTATCAGAAAGCAGAATGCATTTATGATATTACCTATTACTTTGCCCACCATTTTTTAGATAGAAACGACAGGACGATAGACCAAATGATACAAGCAGCCCGTTCAGGGAAGCAAAATATTGCAGAAGGATGTGCTGCCTCGACAACCTCTGCAGAAACAGAAATAAAGTTAGTGAATGTTGCACGTGCCAGTCTTCAAGAACTTTTAATTGATTACGAAGATTATCTTCGTGTCCGAAATCTTATAAAGTGGAATGTAAATGATAAGAATGCTATCATTGCCCGACGCGTATGTGCCAAGCATAACGAGTCTGCTTTTTATCGCAATGCGATTCAAGTACGCACAGATGAAACAATAGCTAACATTGCTATTACATTGATTTATCAAGAAGATGTAATACTTAGAAAATATTTAGACCATATCAAAGATGATTTCATTAAACATGGTGGAATACGTGAGCAAATGACAAGAGCAAGAATAGAATATAGAAACAAACAATAA
- a CDS encoding o-succinylbenzoate synthase: MYNINISSRILHFLLPAGTSRGVYTTRKSYYVTLTDSNQPDVVGIGECATLPDLSCDAIPDEEYERKLQAFCDDFCHTGVIDIAAMRPYPSMLFGLETAKAQLDAKGSINLFNTPFGRGEDGITINGLVWMGTFEEMYQRLEAKLKTGFRCVKLKIGAIDFEKELELIRHIRQAFTREQVELRVDANGAFAPEDAMQRLEALAQYDIHSIEQPIRQHQWQEMARLCADTPLPIALDEELIGVNDPTEKALLLDTIRPQYIILKPSLHGGMIGTREWITMAKERNIGSWITSALESNIGLNAIAQLTADIYGPNITTPQGLGTGQLFTDNIPMPLEIRDDQLWISD; the protein is encoded by the coding sequence ATGTACAACATAAACATCTCCTCACGCATCCTTCACTTCCTCCTCCCTGCAGGCACTTCACGTGGTGTCTATACAACGAGAAAGAGCTATTACGTCACGCTGACTGACAGCAATCAACCTGACGTAGTGGGTATTGGGGAATGCGCAACACTCCCCGATCTCTCCTGCGATGCCATACCTGACGAGGAATATGAGCGAAAATTGCAGGCCTTTTGTGATGACTTTTGCCACACGGGAGTTATTGACATCGCTGCTATGCGTCCTTATCCGTCCATGCTATTTGGCCTGGAAACGGCTAAGGCACAGCTGGATGCCAAGGGTAGTATCAATCTCTTTAATACACCTTTTGGACGAGGTGAGGATGGAATCACCATCAACGGACTCGTATGGATGGGGACTTTCGAGGAGATGTATCAGCGATTAGAAGCGAAACTCAAGACTGGTTTCCGTTGTGTAAAGCTAAAGATTGGGGCAATTGACTTTGAGAAAGAACTCGAACTTATACGCCATATCCGTCAAGCATTCACACGTGAACAAGTAGAACTACGCGTTGATGCAAACGGGGCATTTGCTCCAGAAGATGCTATGCAACGATTAGAAGCATTGGCACAATACGATATCCATTCCATAGAACAGCCTATCCGACAGCATCAATGGCAGGAGATGGCACGCTTATGTGCTGACACTCCCCTACCGATAGCCCTTGACGAGGAACTTATAGGTGTCAATGACCCTACAGAAAAGGCGTTATTACTCGATACGATTCGCCCTCAATACATCATTCTCAAGCCAAGTCTGCATGGCGGTATGATAGGTACAAGAGAATGGATTACAATGGCAAAGGAACGTAACATCGGTTCATGGATAACCTCAGCACTTGAAAGTAATATTGGACTAAATGCTATCGCCCAACTTACTGCCGACATCTATGGTCCAAATATCACCACACCACAAGGCTTAGGTACGGGACAACTCTTCACCGACAACATCCCAATGCCATTAGAAATCAGAGATGATCAGCTTTGGATAAGCGATTAA
- a CDS encoding AMP-binding protein translates to MTLQDFLSEWHNDNPQLLVHTSGSTGKPKPLWVEKRRMLNSARITCDFLGLKANDTALLCMPLDYIAGKMVVVRSIERNLHLLTVTPSGHPLSDKSLSEAGISNEEITFAAMVPLQVYNSLQVPEERKRLRQIRHLIIGGGAVDNKLSAALHDFPNAVWSTYGMTETLSHIALRRLNGPDASEWYKPFDGVKVWLNEEDCLVIDAPAVCTHPLVTNDRAEIRTTDTKGGLNTPCFCILGRKDNVIDSGGIKIQIEEVEHLLKSSLTADFAITSCSDERFGEAVVLLTTQDNTDSIKTLCQQYLPKFWQPRFIFHVPSLPQTGNGKLARAEIKALAGQLCKSKV, encoded by the coding sequence ATGACACTACAAGATTTCCTATCAGAATGGCATAATGACAATCCACAACTCCTTGTGCATACCAGTGGCTCAACTGGTAAGCCAAAACCGCTATGGGTGGAGAAGCGGCGTATGCTCAATTCAGCCCGCATCACTTGCGATTTTCTTGGCTTAAAGGCTAACGATACCGCTCTACTCTGTATGCCACTCGACTACATTGCAGGAAAGATGGTAGTGGTAAGAAGTATTGAGCGTAACCTACACCTATTGACCGTAACACCTTCTGGGCATCCTCTCTCTGACAAGTCTTTATCTGAAGCAGGTATTTCCAACGAGGAGATAACCTTTGCTGCAATGGTACCACTGCAGGTCTATAATTCTCTGCAAGTGCCTGAGGAGCGTAAGCGATTACGCCAAATCCGTCATCTTATTATAGGCGGTGGTGCTGTCGATAATAAACTTTCAGCTGCTTTACACGATTTCCCTAACGCTGTATGGAGTACCTACGGAATGACGGAAACACTCTCACATATTGCGCTCCGACGTCTGAATGGACCTGATGCCAGCGAATGGTATAAACCCTTTGATGGTGTAAAAGTATGGCTCAATGAAGAAGATTGCCTTGTTATTGATGCCCCTGCCGTTTGCACTCACCCTTTAGTAACCAACGACAGAGCTGAAATTCGCACTACGGACACGAAAGGAGGACTTAATACTCCTTGTTTCTGCATACTCGGGCGGAAAGATAATGTGATTGATTCGGGCGGCATTAAGATTCAGATTGAAGAAGTAGAACATCTGCTGAAATCCTCTCTTACAGCCGACTTTGCTATAACAAGTTGCTCTGACGAGCGTTTTGGAGAAGCCGTGGTCTTACTCACTACACAAGACAATACCGATTCTATTAAAACACTCTGCCAGCAATACCTCCCAAAGTTTTGGCAACCTCGTTTCATCTTCCACGTCCCTTCCCTTCCACAGACAGGCAATGGGAAACTTGCAAGGGCTGAAATAAAAGCATTAGCAGGTCAGTTATGTAAATCAAAAGTATGA
- a CDS encoding magnesium transporter CorA family protein, with translation MKTYWNINGTLNTIKEWQPNCWIQVTCPTEQDQQELEDTFHIPDYFLSDISDTDERARYEYDDGWMLIILRIPYVKEIRSRTPYTTVPLGIIHKKDVTITVCNFETNMMLDFVSYQQKRNEGFTDYVDLIFRLFLSSAVWYLKRLKQISTLIEKAKRNLDKGVDNESLIGLSRLQDSLTYFITSIRGNENLLAKLKFKLQIDELDADLIEDVNIEMSQARETTSIYSDILESTMDTYSSIINNNMNTVMRTLTSVSIIMMLPTLISSLFGMNLVNGLETNPWGFPVAMFLSVVVSAASWWLLRRKRLL, from the coding sequence ATGAAGACATATTGGAACATTAACGGAACCCTGAATACCATTAAAGAATGGCAGCCTAACTGCTGGATTCAGGTAACTTGCCCAACAGAGCAAGATCAGCAAGAACTCGAAGACACTTTTCATATTCCAGACTACTTCTTATCGGATATCAGCGATACCGATGAGCGAGCACGTTATGAATATGATGATGGTTGGATGCTGATTATCCTCCGTATCCCATACGTGAAGGAAATTCGCTCACGAACCCCATATACAACAGTACCTTTAGGTATCATTCACAAGAAAGATGTAACCATCACGGTTTGCAACTTTGAGACAAATATGATGCTCGATTTCGTCAGCTATCAACAAAAGAGAAATGAGGGCTTTACTGACTATGTAGACCTGATTTTCCGTCTCTTCCTTTCTTCTGCTGTGTGGTATCTAAAACGACTGAAGCAAATCAGTACTTTGATTGAAAAGGCAAAGCGTAACTTAGATAAAGGTGTGGACAACGAGAGTCTAATTGGACTGAGTCGTCTGCAGGACTCGCTTACCTATTTCATCACATCTATCCGTGGCAACGAGAACCTTCTGGCAAAGTTGAAGTTCAAGTTGCAGATTGACGAGTTGGATGCCGACCTCATTGAAGACGTAAACATTGAGATGTCACAGGCTCGGGAAACGACGAGCATCTACTCCGACATTCTTGAATCTACGATGGATACCTATTCAAGCATTATTAACAACAACATGAACACCGTGATGCGTACGCTCACTTCGGTGTCAATTATCATGATGTTGCCAACGCTTATATCCTCCCTCTTCGGTATGAACCTTGTCAATGGCTTGGAAACAAACCCATGGGGATTCCCTGTTGCAATGTTCTTATCAGTCGTCGTTTCTGCTGCATCATGGTGGTTGCTACGCCGTAAACGTCTGCTTTAG
- a CDS encoding DUF349 domain-containing protein, translating to MMDSQENALNQGTEEVKLSEEVATNATTENSEAQSVNENAAENLNQPVETQSESEETNLAAKAYSSKKEIIERLKAIVDSNETPEKAEVEHLKTVFYKLHFVEREAQQKAYLDNGGDPEKYQILPDEDEEIFKAEMTIIKEKRQKAFLALEEEKQQNLKKKEAIIEQIKAMATTPEEANKNFDHFKKLQHEWKEIKMVPAEKANELWRNYQLYVEQFYDLLNLNREAREYDFKKNLEKKTKLCEAAEKLAEETDIISAFHQLQELHQEYRETGPVAKELREQIWARFKAASTVINKRHQQHFETLRTREEENLTKKTALCEKAEELAKQENKSSADWEKHTKEIIAIQQEWKTIGFAPQKMNVKIFERFRAACDDFFGRKGEFFKQLKSQFAENAEKKKALVEKAQALSESTDWKATSDKLIALQKEWKTIGMVPKKIGDQLWNDFLAACNRFFEARNAVHADSRNEEHENLNKKRDIISQLKELVEQAGENLQEKVQKLTEQYNKVGHVPYKEKDKLYKEYHEVLDKIYKDLHISAARKRVDNFRNNLKKVADRGIDALDNERGRLLRRFEQLKQEINTYENNLGFLNISSKKGNSLIDEMNRRIQKLKDDMDEVKQKIKAIDAENK from the coding sequence ATGATGGACTCTCAAGAGAATGCCCTGAATCAGGGTACAGAAGAAGTTAAGCTGTCTGAAGAAGTTGCAACTAACGCTACAACGGAGAATTCCGAAGCGCAGAGTGTTAATGAGAATGCAGCAGAAAACCTCAATCAGCCAGTTGAAACACAGTCTGAGAGCGAGGAAACAAACCTCGCAGCTAAGGCATACAGTTCAAAAAAGGAGATTATAGAGCGTCTGAAGGCAATCGTTGATAGTAACGAAACACCTGAAAAAGCCGAAGTAGAACACCTGAAAACGGTATTCTACAAACTGCATTTTGTTGAGCGTGAGGCACAGCAAAAGGCTTACCTCGATAATGGTGGTGACCCTGAGAAATATCAGATATTGCCTGATGAGGACGAAGAAATCTTCAAGGCAGAGATGACCATCATCAAGGAAAAACGCCAAAAGGCTTTCCTCGCACTTGAAGAGGAGAAGCAACAGAACCTCAAAAAGAAAGAAGCTATCATCGAACAAATTAAGGCGATGGCTACTACTCCTGAAGAGGCTAACAAGAACTTTGACCACTTCAAGAAGCTTCAGCATGAATGGAAGGAAATCAAGATGGTTCCTGCCGAGAAGGCTAACGAACTCTGGCGCAACTATCAACTTTATGTTGAGCAGTTCTATGACTTGTTAAACCTCAACCGCGAGGCACGAGAATACGATTTTAAGAAGAATCTTGAGAAGAAGACTAAACTCTGTGAAGCAGCTGAGAAGTTGGCTGAAGAAACAGATATCATCAGCGCATTCCATCAATTACAGGAACTTCATCAAGAATATCGCGAGACAGGCCCTGTTGCTAAGGAACTTCGTGAGCAAATTTGGGCACGCTTCAAAGCAGCCAGCACTGTTATCAACAAGCGTCACCAGCAGCACTTCGAAACACTCCGCACACGTGAGGAGGAGAACCTAACCAAGAAGACTGCACTTTGCGAAAAGGCTGAGGAACTTGCAAAACAAGAGAACAAGTCTTCTGCAGATTGGGAGAAGCACACAAAGGAGATTATTGCTATTCAGCAGGAATGGAAGACCATTGGCTTCGCTCCACAGAAGATGAACGTGAAGATTTTTGAGCGTTTCCGTGCAGCATGCGACGACTTCTTCGGTCGTAAGGGTGAATTCTTCAAGCAGCTCAAGTCACAGTTTGCAGAGAATGCAGAAAAGAAAAAGGCTCTTGTTGAAAAGGCTCAGGCATTGAGTGAGTCTACTGACTGGAAGGCAACATCTGATAAACTCATCGCTTTACAGAAAGAGTGGAAGACCATCGGTATGGTTCCTAAGAAGATTGGTGACCAGTTGTGGAATGACTTCCTCGCTGCTTGCAACCGCTTCTTCGAGGCTCGTAACGCTGTTCATGCTGATTCTCGCAATGAGGAACATGAGAACTTAAACAAGAAACGTGATATCATCAGCCAGCTGAAAGAACTTGTTGAACAAGCTGGTGAGAACTTGCAGGAGAAGGTACAGAAGCTGACTGAACAATATAACAAGGTAGGTCACGTTCCTTACAAAGAGAAAGATAAACTCTACAAGGAGTACCACGAGGTATTGGACAAGATTTATAAGGACCTCCATATATCTGCAGCACGCAAGCGAGTTGACAACTTCCGCAATAATCTTAAGAAGGTTGCTGACCGCGGTATTGATGCACTCGACAACGAGCGTGGTCGTCTGCTCCGTCGCTTTGAGCAGTTAAAGCAGGAGATAAACACTTACGAGAATAATCTTGGCTTCCTCAACATCAGCTCAAAGAAGGGCAACAGCCTTATTGATGAGATGAACCGTCGCATCCAGAAACTCAAAGATGATATGGATGAGGTGAAGCAGAAGATTAAGGCTATCGACGCTGAAAACAAATAA
- a CDS encoding rhodanese-like domain-containing protein, producing MKKLLTAILAALGIGMGACAQNLYEDVDVNRFEQIIKSDSVQLVDVRKLDEFTEGHIPGAIHVDVLTPSFLSNALAKLDKKRPCAVYCRSGKRSAMAATLLAKEGFTVTNLSGGIIAWTEAKKKTVKE from the coding sequence ATGAAAAAGTTATTAACAGCCATTTTGGCAGCATTAGGAATAGGTATGGGTGCATGTGCACAAAATCTTTATGAAGATGTAGACGTTAATCGTTTTGAGCAGATTATTAAGTCTGACTCTGTTCAGTTGGTGGATGTACGTAAACTTGATGAGTTTACAGAAGGTCATATCCCAGGTGCAATACATGTTGATGTGTTGACTCCTTCTTTCCTTTCTAATGCTCTTGCTAAACTCGATAAGAAGCGTCCATGTGCTGTGTATTGCCGTTCAGGTAAGCGTTCTGCTATGGCAGCAACACTTCTTGCTAAGGAAGGTTTTACTGTTACTAACCTTTCGGGTGGTATTATTGCGTGGACTGAAGCAAAGAAGAAAACTGTAAAGGAATAA
- the rsfS gene encoding ribosome silencing factor gives MDKTKNLVELITKGIQDKKGHGIVIADLSEIDGTICRYFVICQGNSTQQVEAIAGSVGDYVREAIGEKPINCVGLGNAQWVAIDYADVIVHIFTPETREFYDIEHLWEDAKLTTLPDLD, from the coding sequence ATGGATAAGACAAAGAATTTAGTAGAACTAATTACAAAGGGAATTCAAGATAAAAAGGGACATGGCATAGTTATTGCAGACCTATCGGAGATCGATGGTACTATCTGTCGCTATTTCGTTATATGCCAGGGTAACTCCACACAACAGGTAGAAGCTATTGCCGGATCAGTAGGCGACTATGTTCGCGAAGCTATCGGTGAGAAGCCTATCAACTGCGTAGGACTTGGTAACGCACAGTGGGTGGCGATTGATTATGCGGACGTTATCGTCCACATCTTCACCCCAGAGACACGTGAATTCTATGACATAGAACACCTTTGGGAGGACGCCAAGTTGACCACTCTGCCAGATTTAGACTGA